One genomic window of Geoanaerobacter pelophilus includes the following:
- a CDS encoding DUF5666 domain-containing protein, whose protein sequence is MNLKTICSAMALMVSIAALSACGGGSGSGTPAASGVATGVITATGGSSSGKEIAIAGAAQSGATIHINGAEYDLDGSRINKDDDDDNLDVGMVVTVKSHDGQGSAKKALEVDCDHLIKGPVASVNENNGSLVVLGQTVTVSVTTVFKRFSNLGDLSRNDLVVVSGYSDANGAILATRIERKNNPFNANQTPVKLIGTVTQLTGQNLTIGGMTITSVLPLNPRIGVGSLVKVHGTIATADGPFTAAKVELKSREVEDIDHAEIEGIVANLSLEDKAFTIGNITVNAANLNISGLSINDRVEVEGKLVNGVLIASEIKVISHGTGTTPAPTPTPSATAGQAVFTANCSGCHTLTGTSVMNLTAKGAMVSSKYPTAGQAGHNGKTLSATQIADLAAYLNNQTPAPTPTPTPTPTPTPTPSATAGQTVYTANCGGCHTLTGTTIMNLAAKGAKVSLKFPTAGTAGHSGITLSATQIADLAAYLNTQAAPAPTPVPTPTPTPTPTPTPTPVPSATAGQTVFNSNCSGCHTLTGTSIMNLTGKSTLVSSKFPTAGAAGHKSITLSATQIADLKAFLK, encoded by the coding sequence ATGAATTTAAAAACTATTTGCAGCGCCATGGCGCTCATGGTCAGCATCGCAGCACTATCCGCATGTGGGGGGGGGTCAGGCAGCGGCACCCCGGCAGCTTCAGGTGTCGCTACCGGAGTAATCACGGCAACCGGCGGCAGCTCCAGCGGTAAAGAGATCGCCATTGCCGGAGCAGCCCAAAGCGGCGCAACCATCCATATCAACGGCGCCGAATATGACCTGGACGGCAGTAGAATCAACAAAGACGATGACGACGACAATCTGGATGTGGGCATGGTAGTAACCGTCAAGAGCCATGACGGACAGGGCAGCGCTAAAAAAGCGCTTGAAGTCGATTGCGACCACCTGATCAAGGGACCGGTGGCATCAGTAAACGAGAATAACGGCTCACTGGTAGTCCTCGGCCAGACCGTCACAGTATCCGTAACCACGGTATTTAAAAGATTCAGCAATTTGGGAGATCTTTCCAGGAACGACCTGGTGGTAGTCAGCGGTTATAGCGACGCCAATGGTGCAATTCTGGCCACCAGGATCGAGCGCAAGAACAACCCGTTCAATGCCAACCAGACCCCGGTAAAGCTTATCGGCACGGTAACCCAGTTAACTGGACAGAACCTGACCATCGGCGGGATGACCATTACCAGCGTGCTGCCTCTAAACCCACGCATCGGAGTAGGATCGCTGGTTAAGGTTCATGGAACCATAGCAACTGCAGACGGCCCGTTCACCGCAGCAAAAGTGGAGTTGAAATCGCGTGAGGTTGAAGATATCGATCATGCCGAGATCGAAGGCATAGTGGCAAACCTCTCTCTCGAAGACAAAGCCTTCACCATTGGCAATATCACCGTGAATGCCGCTAATCTGAACATCTCCGGACTGTCGATAAACGACCGGGTGGAAGTGGAAGGAAAACTCGTCAACGGTGTCCTCATTGCCTCGGAAATCAAAGTAATAAGCCACGGTACCGGCACAACTCCTGCCCCAACCCCGACACCTTCAGCAACTGCCGGCCAGGCAGTGTTCACGGCAAATTGCAGCGGCTGTCACACCTTGACCGGCACCTCTGTCATGAACCTTACCGCTAAAGGGGCCATGGTCAGCTCGAAATACCCGACCGCCGGCCAGGCCGGACATAACGGTAAAACTCTGTCGGCAACCCAGATCGCAGATCTTGCCGCCTATTTGAATAACCAGACTCCTGCGCCAACCCCTACTCCCACACCAACCCCTACGCCGACCCCAACTCCTTCGGCAACAGCAGGGCAGACAGTATACACAGCAAATTGCGGTGGTTGCCATACCCTGACCGGCACCACCATCATGAACCTGGCAGCTAAAGGCGCCAAGGTCAGCCTGAAATTCCCGACTGCCGGGACAGCCGGTCACAGCGGCATCACCCTGTCGGCGACCCAGATTGCCGATCTGGCAGCCTACCTGAATACGCAGGCCGCGCCAGCACCGACGCCGGTTCCGACCCCAACACCGACGCCGACTCCTACCCCAACGCCAACACCGGTTCCTTCGGCAACTGCAGGGCAGACGGTATTCAACAGCAACTGCAGTGGTTGCCACACCCTTACCGGCACTTCGATCATGAACCTGACCGGCAAGAGCACCCTGGTCAGCTCGAAATTCCCAACCGCCGGCGCTGCCGGCCACAAGAGCATAACCTTGTCGGCCACCCAGATCGCTGACCTCAAGGCGTTTCTCAAGTAG
- the rsmI gene encoding 16S rRNA (cytidine(1402)-2'-O)-methyltransferase, which produces MSSGTLYIVATPIGNLEDMTFRAVRILKEVDLIAAEDTRHSRKLLSHFGIATSLTAYHDHNETLKTPYLIEKLKAGQSIAIVTDAGTPCIADPGYRIIRAAAAEGITVVPIPGASATMAALSASGLPTDEFTFAGFLPAKSGKRKERLRELLAEHRLLVFYEAPHRLTATLADMAEIFGPREAIVCRELTKIYEEFNRGLLPELVQHYAETPARGEVVLLVAPGEAADEEPVDIEGMLRGLLVDGATVKDAVRQVAEASHQPRSVVYDLALRLKEEGKS; this is translated from the coding sequence TTGTCATCGGGCACCTTGTATATCGTTGCCACACCGATCGGCAACCTGGAGGACATGACCTTTCGCGCGGTCAGGATCCTGAAAGAGGTTGACCTGATCGCCGCCGAGGACACCCGCCACAGCCGCAAGCTGCTGAGCCACTTTGGGATTGCCACCTCGCTTACTGCCTATCATGACCACAACGAAACACTCAAGACCCCGTATCTGATTGAAAAACTCAAGGCCGGTCAGTCAATAGCCATTGTCACCGATGCCGGAACCCCGTGCATTGCCGATCCCGGCTACCGGATTATCCGGGCCGCCGCTGCTGAAGGGATCACGGTGGTGCCGATACCAGGGGCATCGGCCACCATGGCGGCGCTATCCGCCTCGGGCCTACCGACCGACGAGTTCACCTTTGCCGGCTTTCTACCCGCAAAATCGGGCAAGCGCAAGGAGCGACTGAGGGAACTTCTTGCGGAGCATCGGCTGCTGGTATTCTATGAGGCACCGCACCGCTTGACCGCTACTCTGGCTGATATGGCCGAGATCTTCGGTCCGCGCGAAGCTATTGTCTGCCGGGAGCTGACCAAGATCTACGAGGAGTTCAACCGGGGACTGCTCCCCGAGCTGGTCCAACATTACGCCGAGACCCCGGCTCGGGGTGAGGTGGTGCTGCTGGTAGCCCCAGGCGAAGCAGCGGACGAGGAACCGGTGGATATTGAGGGAATGTTGCGGGGCCTGCTGGTTGACGGGGCCACGGTCAAGGATGCGGTGCGGCAGGTAGCCGAAGCCAGCCACCAGCCCCGGAGCGTGGTTTATGATCTGGCGCTCCGGTTGAAAGAAGAGGGGAAGAGCTGA
- a CDS encoding NAD+ synthase — translation MTGLSINAALVRRILVGFLAEEVHKVGLKRAVLGLSGGIDSALVAYLAAEALGPENVQAIIMPYKQSNPESEAHARLVAEQLGIEHCVIGITPMVDAYFEMFPDADSMRRGNKMARERMTILFDHSAARGALVLGTSNKTELLLGYGTLYGDMASALNPIGDLYKTQIWQLSEEMGVPREVIDKKPSADLWAGQTDEQELGFTYKAVDELLYQMVDLRKSRSELLAAGFEAAFIDKIYAKVQNSHFKRRLPVIAKVSNRTIDRDFRYSRDWGK, via the coding sequence GTGACAGGGCTTTCCATAAATGCCGCATTGGTGCGCCGGATCCTGGTCGGCTTTCTGGCTGAGGAGGTGCACAAGGTCGGCTTGAAGAGGGCAGTCCTTGGGCTTTCCGGGGGGATCGACTCCGCGTTGGTGGCGTATCTTGCTGCCGAAGCGCTCGGGCCGGAGAATGTCCAGGCCATCATCATGCCTTACAAGCAGAGCAACCCGGAGAGCGAGGCCCATGCGCGGCTGGTGGCGGAGCAACTCGGCATCGAGCATTGCGTCATTGGTATCACGCCGATGGTGGACGCCTATTTCGAAATGTTCCCGGATGCCGATTCCATGCGGCGTGGCAACAAGATGGCCCGCGAGCGGATGACCATTTTGTTCGACCACTCGGCAGCACGGGGCGCCTTGGTGCTCGGTACCAGCAACAAGACCGAGCTGCTGCTGGGCTATGGAACCCTCTACGGCGACATGGCGAGCGCCCTGAACCCGATCGGCGATCTCTACAAGACCCAGATCTGGCAGCTCTCCGAAGAGATGGGCGTGCCGCGCGAGGTGATAGACAAGAAGCCTTCGGCTGATCTCTGGGCTGGTCAGACCGACGAGCAGGAGTTGGGGTTCACCTACAAGGCGGTTGACGAACTGCTTTATCAGATGGTGGACCTGCGCAAGAGCCGCTCTGAATTGCTGGCTGCCGGCTTCGAGGCCGCTTTCATCGATAAGATCTACGCCAAGGTGCAGAACTCCCACTTCAAACGCCGCCTGCCGGTTATCGCCAAGGTGTCCAATAGAACCATTGACCGCGATTTCAGATATTCCCGCGACTGGGGCAAGTAA
- a CDS encoding nitrilase-related carbon-nitrogen hydrolase encodes MEFTVALAQIRPKLGCLSDNLAIIEASVTQAIESGADLVIFPELSLTGYFLKDLVPEVALRIDSPEIAKLRVLSRRISIAVGFVEESADYRFFNSAIYLEDGEIRHRHRKVYLPTYGLFDEQRYLACGDRFRAFDTRFGRFGMLVCEDMWHLSASYTLAMDGATTILCLSSSPGRGVASDDGLGSAQAWQRLTSTTAMFLSCRVLFCNRVGYEDGVNFWGGSEIVRPGGDSTVRAKLLEEELITARVDDGELRRERIFAPLLRDENLELTIRELRRIEEERRSAHV; translated from the coding sequence ATGGAGTTCACCGTTGCCCTGGCCCAGATCAGGCCGAAATTAGGCTGTTTATCCGACAACCTGGCAATCATCGAAGCGTCTGTTACTCAGGCGATCGAGAGTGGCGCCGATCTCGTTATCTTTCCAGAACTATCCCTGACTGGCTATTTCCTGAAGGACCTGGTACCGGAAGTGGCGTTGCGCATCGATTCCCCGGAGATCGCCAAGCTCAGGGTCCTTTCGCGCCGGATCAGCATTGCCGTGGGGTTTGTCGAGGAGTCAGCGGACTATAGGTTTTTCAACAGCGCCATTTATCTCGAAGATGGTGAGATCAGGCACCGGCACCGCAAGGTCTACCTGCCAACTTACGGCCTGTTCGACGAGCAACGCTACCTCGCCTGCGGGGACCGTTTCCGCGCCTTTGACACTCGCTTTGGCCGGTTCGGCATGCTGGTCTGCGAGGATATGTGGCACCTTTCCGCCAGCTATACCCTGGCCATGGATGGTGCCACCACCATCCTCTGTCTCTCCAGCAGTCCCGGACGAGGGGTTGCGTCCGATGACGGTCTCGGCTCTGCTCAGGCCTGGCAGCGTCTGACCTCCACCACTGCCATGTTCCTTTCTTGTCGGGTGCTGTTCTGCAACCGGGTCGGCTATGAGGACGGGGTGAACTTCTGGGGCGGGTCGGAGATCGTCAGGCCAGGGGGCGACAGCACGGTTCGAGCGAAACTGCTCGAAGAAGAACTGATAACTGCGCGGGTTGACGATGGCGAGCTGCGGCGGGAGCGGATCTTTGCGCCGCTGTTGCGCGACGAAAATCTTGAGCTGACCATTCGCGAACTGCGGCGGATCGAAGAGGAACGGAGGAGCGCTCATGTCTGA
- a CDS encoding YraN family protein — translation MKPVEIKTGANQMLGSRGEDLAAAFLEKQGYAILERNYRCKGGEVDIISRDGKILVFVEVKTRRTASYGVPQLSVTPFKQRQIMKAALTWLASHRKLEAPARFDVIAITIQSDREPVFDHIKNAFDLNY, via the coding sequence ATGAAACCGGTAGAGATAAAGACCGGAGCCAACCAAATGCTCGGCAGTCGGGGCGAAGATCTGGCTGCCGCCTTTCTGGAGAAGCAAGGCTATGCGATCCTGGAGCGTAACTACCGGTGCAAGGGTGGTGAGGTCGATATCATCTCCCGTGACGGTAAAATCTTGGTCTTTGTCGAGGTCAAGACTCGTAGAACCGCATCCTATGGTGTGCCGCAGCTTAGCGTTACCCCGTTCAAGCAACGACAGATCATGAAAGCAGCGCTTACCTGGCTTGCCAGCCATCGAAAACTTGAAGCACCGGCACGGTTCGATGTCATCGCCATTACCATCCAGAGTGACAGAGAGCCGGTTTTTGACCATATCAAGAATGCCTTTGACCTGAATTATTGA
- a CDS encoding ribonuclease HII — MNLELFATTGAERDLFAFEARARNRGFLQIAGIDEAGRGPLAGPVVAAAVILPHGLVIPGLDDSKKLTPQKRETLIEQINAKALAVAVGIADHSLIDRINILQATLSAMLQAVSNLQLPPDYLLIDGISKIQTKIPQQTVKKGDSLSASIAAASIVAKVTRDRLMDDFDRCYPGYGFSGHKGYGCAAHLAAIAELGPCEIHRKTFRGVREHLDRGPAGCAP; from the coding sequence ATGAATCTCGAACTCTTCGCGACAACTGGAGCTGAACGAGACCTCTTCGCCTTTGAAGCCAGGGCGCGCAACAGGGGATTCCTGCAGATTGCCGGAATTGACGAGGCTGGCCGAGGCCCGCTGGCCGGGCCGGTGGTTGCTGCTGCCGTCATCCTGCCGCACGGGCTGGTTATCCCGGGGCTTGATGACTCTAAAAAGCTGACCCCACAGAAGCGTGAAACCCTCATCGAACAGATTAATGCCAAGGCGCTTGCCGTGGCTGTCGGCATCGCCGATCATTCCCTGATCGACCGGATCAACATCCTGCAGGCCACGCTCAGCGCCATGCTACAGGCCGTCTCAAACCTGCAGTTACCCCCAGATTATCTCCTGATCGACGGCATCAGTAAAATCCAGACGAAAATTCCGCAGCAGACCGTCAAAAAAGGCGATTCCCTCTCTGCCTCCATTGCTGCCGCCTCTATTGTGGCCAAAGTAACCCGGGACCGGCTGATGGACGATTTCGATCGTTGCTATCCGGGATACGGCTTCTCCGGCCATAAAGGGTATGGCTGTGCAGCGCATCTCGCCGCTATTGCCGAGCTTGGGCCGTGTGAAATCCACCGGAAAACCTTCCGCGGGGTCAGGGAGCACCTGGACCGTGGGCCGGCAGGGTGTGCTCCATGA
- the rplS gene encoding 50S ribosomal protein L19: MNRIDYMEMEQMKKNVVPFKPGDTVKVQVKIVEGDKSRIQAFQGVVICRQNGGIRESFTVRKISNGVGVERVFPIHSPSIEAIEVVTRGQVRRAKLYYLRKLRGKAARIREKKYVAGQ, translated from the coding sequence ATGAACAGAATCGATTACATGGAAATGGAACAGATGAAAAAGAACGTGGTCCCCTTCAAGCCGGGCGACACGGTCAAGGTGCAGGTCAAGATTGTTGAAGGTGACAAGAGCCGTATCCAGGCTTTTCAGGGAGTCGTAATCTGCCGTCAGAACGGTGGCATTCGTGAGTCTTTCACCGTACGGAAGATCTCCAACGGTGTTGGTGTTGAGAGGGTGTTCCCGATCCACTCCCCGTCGATCGAGGCGATCGAAGTAGTGACCCGCGGCCAGGTTCGTCGCGCCAAGCTTTACTATCTGCGCAAACTCCGCGGCAAGGCTGCCAGGATTCGCGAAAAGAAATACGTTGCAGGTCAATAG
- a CDS encoding RNA methyltransferase, which translates to MSTENSPAARVAVALLHHPVYDKHRQVVTTAVTNLDLHDIARAAKTFGLCRYFVVTPVADQQALAERIRVHWLGGWGAGYNPRRKEALELLRVLSGLEDAIAEMTETFGTRPLLVVTGAKGRLNSVTAQELRAKIESSAVPMLILFGTGWGMTEEVFDQADFVLEPISGNSEYNHLSVRSAVSIYLDRLFGR; encoded by the coding sequence ATGAGCACTGAAAACAGCCCTGCGGCACGGGTGGCTGTAGCGCTGCTTCATCATCCGGTTTATGATAAGCACCGGCAGGTGGTGACAACAGCTGTCACCAATCTGGATCTGCATGACATAGCGCGGGCAGCGAAGACTTTCGGCTTGTGTCGTTACTTTGTCGTTACCCCGGTCGCAGATCAACAGGCGCTTGCCGAGCGAATTCGCGTGCATTGGCTCGGTGGGTGGGGCGCTGGCTACAACCCCAGGCGTAAAGAGGCACTGGAGTTGCTTCGGGTGCTTTCCGGGCTTGAAGATGCCATTGCCGAAATGACCGAGACTTTTGGTACACGGCCACTGCTGGTAGTAACCGGAGCCAAGGGGCGGCTCAACTCGGTAACTGCCCAAGAGTTGCGGGCGAAAATCGAAAGTTCCGCAGTCCCCATGCTGATCCTTTTTGGGACGGGGTGGGGGATGACAGAAGAGGTTTTTGATCAGGCAGATTTCGTACTGGAACCGATCAGCGGCAACAGTGAATATAATCATCTTTCAGTTAGGTCGGCAGTATCGATTTACCTAGACCGGCTTTTCGGAAGATGA
- the trmD gene encoding tRNA (guanosine(37)-N1)-methyltransferase TrmD, producing MKFDVLTLFPDMVAGPLNDSIIGRGIERGLIELNLWNIRDYAVDRHRTVDDSPYGGGAGMVMKVEPLYSCIETVKAKRPEARVILTSPRGVPFSQEMAKELAGLTELIIVCGRYEGIDERVTELCIDQEVSIGDFVLTGGELAAMVIVDAVGRLLPGVLGCDDSSVEESFSDGLLEYPQYTRPPEFHGLKVPEVLLSGNHQEIAKWRRQQAILRTVAARPELLANAQLTPAERTLVAHALEMRHEH from the coding sequence ATGAAATTTGATGTGCTGACGCTCTTCCCTGACATGGTTGCCGGACCGCTGAACGATAGCATAATCGGCAGGGGAATTGAGCGCGGGCTGATTGAGTTGAATCTCTGGAATATTCGCGATTATGCCGTTGACCGCCATCGTACTGTCGATGATTCGCCCTATGGCGGTGGCGCCGGTATGGTCATGAAGGTCGAACCGCTTTACTCCTGTATCGAGACGGTCAAGGCCAAGCGTCCAGAAGCAAGAGTTATTCTGACTTCTCCCCGCGGGGTTCCATTCAGCCAGGAAATGGCCAAGGAACTTGCCGGATTGACGGAACTGATTATTGTCTGCGGCCGTTATGAAGGGATTGATGAAAGGGTCACCGAGCTCTGTATCGACCAGGAGGTCTCGATCGGCGATTTTGTCCTGACCGGTGGCGAGCTGGCTGCCATGGTCATTGTGGACGCTGTCGGCCGCCTGCTGCCAGGGGTACTCGGCTGTGATGATTCATCAGTGGAAGAATCGTTCTCCGATGGTCTTCTGGAATATCCGCAGTATACCCGGCCTCCTGAATTCCATGGGTTGAAGGTGCCTGAAGTACTGTTATCCGGGAATCATCAGGAAATTGCCAAGTGGCGCCGTCAGCAGGCCATTCTTCGGACTGTGGCCGCCCGGCCGGAACTGCTTGCCAATGCCCAGCTTACTCCGGCAGAACGCACGCTGGTTGCCCATGCCTTGGAGATGCGGCATGAGCACTGA
- the rimM gene encoding ribosome maturation factor RimM (Essential for efficient processing of 16S rRNA) — protein MELSDDLILLGKVSGTHGIRGELRIYCYSGDYGTLMGLRTLQLRGATGDVLNAEMDSARLHGGKAIVKLKRFDSINDVSHLVGRELVIHRDQLPETDEGEYYWHDLIGLTVVTDDGLELGTLSEIFDTGSNDVYVVRNGKREYLIPALVDVVREIDLTSRIMKVTPLEGLLDL, from the coding sequence ATGGAGTTGTCTGACGATCTGATTCTTCTGGGGAAGGTGTCCGGAACCCATGGAATCAGGGGCGAGTTGCGGATTTACTGTTATTCCGGTGATTACGGCACTCTGATGGGGCTTCGCACGCTTCAATTACGCGGTGCGACCGGCGATGTGCTCAACGCAGAGATGGATTCTGCAAGGCTCCATGGCGGCAAGGCAATAGTTAAGCTGAAACGGTTTGACAGCATTAACGATGTGTCGCATCTGGTAGGCCGTGAACTGGTGATTCATCGAGACCAGTTGCCTGAGACCGACGAAGGCGAGTATTACTGGCACGACCTGATCGGGCTGACGGTTGTTACCGATGATGGCCTTGAGCTTGGGACTCTCTCGGAGATATTCGATACCGGCAGCAATGATGTTTATGTTGTCCGGAACGGAAAGCGGGAGTATCTGATCCCTGCGCTTGTAGATGTGGTAAGGGAGATTGACCTGACTAGCCGCATTATGAAGGTCACCCCCCTTGAAGGATTGCTTGATCTATGA
- a CDS encoding KH domain-containing protein, producing the protein MRQLVETIAKALVDDPNQVRTSEEFEEDTLVIKLTVAKEDMGRIIGKEGRTAKAVRTLLNAVSTKDNKKAILKIVE; encoded by the coding sequence ATGAGACAGCTCGTAGAGACCATCGCGAAGGCACTTGTTGACGATCCAAACCAGGTCAGAACCAGCGAAGAGTTTGAGGAAGATACGCTGGTCATCAAGCTGACGGTTGCCAAGGAAGATATGGGGCGGATCATCGGCAAGGAAGGCCGGACTGCCAAGGCTGTCAGGACCCTTCTCAATGCTGTTTCCACAAAGGACAACAAGAAGGCCATCCTAAAGATTGTCGAGTAA
- the rpsP gene encoding 30S ribosomal protein S16, which produces MAVKIRLARGGAKKKPFYQIVVTDERCRRDGRFIENVGTYDPNQNPAAVKIEEDRALEWLNNGAQPTNTVKQMLKTTGIWAKFAAKQAA; this is translated from the coding sequence ATGGCAGTAAAGATCAGATTGGCCCGTGGCGGCGCAAAGAAGAAACCTTTTTACCAGATTGTCGTCACTGACGAGCGTTGCAGGAGAGATGGCCGCTTTATCGAGAACGTCGGCACCTACGATCCTAATCAGAATCCTGCAGCTGTAAAAATAGAAGAAGACCGCGCGCTTGAGTGGCTCAATAACGGCGCACAGCCTACCAATACTGTTAAGCAGATGCTGAAGACAACCGGTATCTGGGCTAAGTTTGCCGCCAAGCAGGCAGCATAA
- the ffh gene encoding signal recognition particle protein: MFENLSDKLELVFKKLRGQGVMTEDNIKDALREVRLVLLEADVNFKVVKEFVEKVRVRAVGTQVLQSLSPGQQVVKIVHDELVSLMGGDEDNSLDLAAKPPVAIMMVGLQGAGKTTSCGKLARHLKSQRRNPLLVPADVYRPAAIEQLQTLGRQLGIETYASKSDQDPVVICRDAVKYAELNGFDTVILDTAGRHQIDDFLMSELVRIRDEIDPREILFVADAMTGQEAVNVASGFNERLAISGVVLTKLDGDAKGGAALSIKAVCGKPVKFVGLGEKLDALEVFHADRLVSRILGMGDVLTLVEKAQSVFDEKEAARLQQKFKKNQFDLEDFKNQLQQIKKMGSLDSIMGMIPGMGKMMKQLGDAQPSEREMKRVEAIIDSMTRDERANHTIINGSRRLRIAKGSGTTVQEVNQLLKRFTEAQKVMKQLQKLGPKGLMRGMGGMRNMLPF; the protein is encoded by the coding sequence ATGTTTGAGAATCTTTCTGATAAACTGGAATTAGTCTTCAAAAAACTCCGCGGTCAGGGAGTGATGACTGAAGATAATATCAAGGATGCCCTGCGCGAGGTGCGCCTGGTTCTTCTTGAGGCAGATGTCAACTTTAAGGTTGTTAAGGAATTTGTCGAGAAGGTTCGAGTTCGCGCGGTTGGGACACAGGTTCTGCAGAGTCTCTCGCCCGGCCAGCAGGTAGTCAAGATCGTTCATGACGAGCTTGTTTCACTTATGGGCGGTGACGAGGATAATAGTCTCGATCTGGCAGCCAAGCCACCGGTGGCCATCATGATGGTCGGGCTTCAGGGGGCCGGCAAGACTACTTCCTGCGGCAAGCTGGCGCGCCATCTCAAGAGTCAGCGGCGCAATCCGCTCCTGGTTCCGGCAGATGTCTACCGGCCGGCAGCTATTGAGCAGCTGCAGACCCTCGGCCGGCAGCTGGGGATTGAGACCTACGCTTCGAAGAGTGATCAGGATCCGGTAGTTATCTGCCGTGATGCTGTTAAATACGCAGAACTGAACGGTTTTGATACCGTTATTCTCGATACTGCCGGGCGTCATCAGATCGATGATTTCCTGATGAGTGAGCTGGTCAGGATCAGGGACGAGATCGATCCGCGCGAAATCCTGTTTGTCGCCGATGCCATGACCGGCCAGGAAGCGGTTAATGTTGCCTCCGGTTTCAATGAGCGGCTGGCAATATCAGGGGTCGTGCTTACCAAGCTGGACGGTGATGCAAAAGGGGGGGCTGCTCTCTCCATAAAAGCGGTTTGCGGCAAACCGGTAAAGTTTGTCGGCTTGGGTGAAAAACTTGATGCCCTTGAGGTCTTTCATGCCGATCGCCTGGTGTCCAGGATCCTGGGCATGGGCGATGTTCTGACCCTGGTGGAAAAGGCCCAGTCAGTTTTCGATGAGAAAGAGGCGGCTCGCCTTCAGCAGAAGTTCAAGAAAAACCAGTTTGACCTGGAGGATTTCAAGAATCAGCTCCAGCAGATCAAGAAGATGGGATCGCTTGACTCGATCATGGGGATGATCCCCGGTATGGGCAAAATGATGAAACAGCTTGGCGATGCCCAACCGAGCGAGCGCGAGATGAAGCGGGTGGAGGCTATCATTGACTCCATGACCAGAGATGAGCGGGCCAACCACACCATAATCAATGGCAGTCGCCGGTTGCGCATTGCCAAAGGTAGCGGGACAACGGTTCAGGAAGTAAACCAGCTCCTCAAGCGCTTCACAGAAGCCCAGAAAGTTATGAAACAATTGCAGAAACTCGGTCCGAAAGGGCTGATGAGGGGTATGGGCGGCATGCGCAATATGCTCCCGTTTTAA